The stretch of DNA ggccgcttcatcccacgatgccgccgaatcaagataagactagtaacggcaagtaaattgacaaaatcgacacccacaacaacttgtgttctactcgtgcttagaaactacacatagacctagctcatgatgccactgttggggatcgttgcagaaattaaaaaaattctacgaatcaccaagatcaatctatggagatactagcaccgagagagaggggagtgtatcttcatacccttaaagatcgcgatgcggaagcattacaagaacgcggatgaaggagtcgtactcgcagcgattcagatcgcggttgattcgatctaagcgccgaacaacggtgcctccgcgttcaacacacgtacatcccggggacgtatcctccttcttgatccagcaaggggagaggagaagttgaggaagagctccggcagcacgacggcatggtggtggagcttgcggttctccggcagggcttcaccaagcacaactacgaaggaggaggtgttggggagggagagggttgtgccaggggaagggtgtggcagccctcccacctcccctctatttataggggcaagggagagggggggcggccccctctagatggatctagagggggcggtggccaagggggttggcttgcccccccccccccaagccaagggaggcgccccctttagggtttcccctaaaccctaggtgcatgggccctaggggggtttggcgcccagcccacttagggctggttcccctccatattcagcccatagggccctccggggcaggtggacccccggaaccccttcggtggtcccggtacaataccgataaacccccgaacatTTCCGACGACCGaacaaggacttcccatatataaatctttatctccggaccattccggaactcctcgtgacgtccgggatctcatacgggactccaaacaacattcgttaaccacatactaattcccataacaactctagtgtcactgaaccttaagtgtgtagaccctacgggttcgagaatcatgcagacatgaccgagacatctctctggccaataaccaacagcaggatctggatacccatgttggctcccacatgttccacgatgatctcatcggataaaccatgatgtcaaggattcaatcaatcccgtatacaattccctttatcaatcggtacattacttgcccgagattcgatcgtcagtatcccaatacctcattcaatctcgttaccggcaagtcactttactcgtttcgtaagcatgatcccgtgactaatttcttagacacattgagctcattatgatgatgcattaccgactaggcgtagagatacctctccgccatacggagtgacaaatccagtctcgattcgtgccaacccaacaaacactttcggagatacccgtagtgcacctttatagctatcgagttatgttgtgacgtttggcacacccaaagcattcctatagtatccgggagttgcacaatctcatggtctaaggaaaatatacttgacattagaaaagctttagcagacgaactacacaatcttgtgctatgcttagtattgggtcttgtccatcacatcattctcctaatgatgtgatcccattatcaataacatccaatgtccatggtcaggaaatcgtaaccatctattgatcaacgagcgagtcaactagaggctcactggggacatgttgtggtctatgtattcacacatgtattacgattttcggataatacaattatagcatgaacaatagaaaattatcatgaacaaggaaatataataataaccattttattattgcctctagggcatatttccaacatttaaatctgaaccctgacccaatttgggatccggagtttgagaaatttccgagcttaatagttcgggctccgggagaTCGACCGATTTTTCAGGTCTACCGTCTGATTCCAAGTTCGAAGGACAAGGCATGTCATCCcgtggacaggtatccggctcttCGAGCTCGAAGATACGAACATAATTCGTCCTCGGTATAGAGGGAGAGTTGTTGTTTTGCTCCTCCACtatcgctatctgatgggtgatcgatggagatttgatttatctctgatcgggtttaagcccaatccgaccgtagtctatagcgacccccaaggcggcgatgcgatccaggagttcgttcAAGGACGATAATTCTGTTGGATCCATCTTTTTGGAGTATTCAAAGTCAATTcagaggcgattttcgatgacccgagaagtcatcgtcggctcacCGGCCGAACGGACGTTCATGATAAAGCCacccaaccggagggtttggcctgaggccagggctccattggcggtgatgttgtccttgatcacaaggcgagccatcaaccctgacttcgacgtcatagtggaactctcaatgaaagcaccaatgtcggtgtcaaaaccagcggatctcgggtagggggtcccgaactatgcgtctgaggttgatggtaacaggagacagggaacataatgtttatccaggttcgggccctctcgatggaggtaaaaccctacgtcctgctagattaatattgatgagtatgggggttacaagagttgatcaaccacgagattgtaatggctaaaaccctagaagtctagcctatctgattatgattgtccgtacggactaagccctccagtttatatagacatcggaggggactagggttatacaaagtcggttacagagaaaggaatcttcatatccgaacgccaagtttgccatccacgccaaaggagagtcccatccggacacgggtgagagtcttcggtcttgtatcttcatagcccatcagtccggcccatgtctaacaggccggacgcctgaggaccccttagtccaggactccctcaggcaccccatagacacacaagttgatcattgatcttttagccgtgtgcggtgccctctccaccataatccacctcggttatatcgtagtggtgcttaggcgaagccttgttccggtagaaacatcatcaccatcatcacgccgtcgtgctgatgaagctctccctcgaagctctactggattgtgagttcgcgggacgtcatcgagtcgaacgtgtgcagatcgcggaggtgtcataccttAGGTGCTAGATCGGTTGattatgaagacgtacgactacatcaaccgcgttttttaacgcttccgcttatggtctacgagggtacatagacaatactctccgctctcgttgctatgcatcaccatgatcttgcgtgtgcgtaggaatttttttgaaattactgcactcGCCAACACTGGAGCCGTCAGCCTTGGAGCCATGGAGGGCGCCTGCAGGTGTAGGGCTGGAGGTCGGAGGCCGGACACGGACTGGCGGAGGAGAGGCCGAGAGGGCCGGAGGTGGAGTGGAGGgccgaaggggtgggagagggccgACCGTCGCCTGTCGCCAGCCGCCCTCGTTGCCGCACACGGAGGCCTGCCTTCTcaccggatcgggatggagcggcaTCCTGAGAGAGAAGATGCACACGGTCTCCGCTCCCTCGATCTACCTCTCCCGGCGCGGCCCATCTCGACGAGATGTGGCCGTGATGGATTTGGTCGCCGCCCCGTTGACTTCATCGACTCGATCTAGGGCCTCTTTGCTTTAAGAAAAGAAGGTGAGTGGAGGGCGGCGTTGGTGGGGAAGAAGGCGGCTCTGGATGGGGGAGAGGGAACAGGGCGGCTGTGCACGGGCGTTCGAGGGGCCTCGTTCGACTGATGAGATTTCTTTGTTATGATTTACGTATTGTTTTTTTAATCGGTTATTTGTTtcttaattaatgtgattgagcgatttttctTAAATTAATTATTTGTTTTCTAATGAATGCGATTGAGCGATTTAAggtaagattaattaatttagatttgatctttagagattgatcgtgattgattctacattactaaataacttgcgacAGCATGGAAAATTCTGACCCGTTCAGATATTTTTAATTGTGTGAGGCGAAAATAAaccggtgaagtggggagaggggaCGAAAAAAGTCTATGAAAAAAATCAGCGAAAGTggaaggtgggacgaaaaaaatctGGAACGAAAACTACTAACTGCTCCATTAGGAATAGAAACTACAAACATCATAATATGGAACGATGTTCAAAACTAGGGTTAGGATCCACATGAAAAAAACCCATCCAAATAGACAAATCCAGCCAATACAAATTTGAGAGATGAAAGATATTAGCTCGAGGAACGGAAATGACACCGAATTAACGGACCAACGCAATCGATTTGTAAGAATTTGAGAGGGTTTAAGTGGAGGAGACAAAACAAGGAAAAGGCAAGAGCTGAAGATAGACCAACAAAAGAGAAAAGAGTGAGTGATGAGTGGTGGATGAGAGCCCCATCACCATTTAAATATCTAAAACAGAAACACCATAGGCCTTGGCGTTTGAGGCCCAGAAACGCCATGAGCCTTGGTGTTTCAATCCATGTCAGCTTGCAACGCCAGCGAGGCCTAACTGTCGGCCAAGGCACCAGCGCTGGCTTGGTTGCTGGCTTGTTTGGCGTTTTCATGTTCATCTAAAACGGCACGGGCTGTGCCgttttcaaaaaaataaatcatTTTGCAAAATAATTTCGTGTACGAGTGATGAAGAGTTCTCACAAGATTAGAACGGTGATTTCGGCCTCCCAGGGATGCTAGGTTGTCCCGGTCTCTAGTGGCGTAGCGCGTCACTCCATCCACACATTAGGCGGCCGGAAGGAACACTCCGGATTCGGAATGGAACAAAATTAGCCGGACAAGACATGAATGAAGTCAGAAAGAGACGAGACAGACAGGCTGGCTGCGCAATCCGCCCAACGAACCTTATCGCCCTTGCGTCTGTCCTTTTGGTTTCCGGGACTTATCCACACTTTTGATCACGAAAAAAGTGAAAAGGAAAGGAAAGAACGACTCGTACACATACTTCTCTTTTTTGGACAGACCCTGAATCTTATTTAAAATAAGCCAAGCTAATAGGTCTGTTACTACAGTAGTACGTACGTATGTTATGAAACATGCAAAGCAGGGCTTACAAATTCGTGAGCGACAGCGGCACAGCGCCCCATGGACGATCTCACGACTGCCAAGCTAATACATCAGCACGCGGCTGCTAATCCCGCTGTTATTGCAACCAACTGCCGTTGTGGAGGAGCAGGAGCTGGTGTGGGCGCCGGTGGCCCGAATGCCCACGAGCCGGAGGGGGGCGAGCCGtgtggtgctggtggtggtggcggacgTACGCCGGCGTTGGCCTGGACGACGGGGTGGACGGCGAGAGCGGCGGCGTTTTGGCCCTTGGGAACAGGAACGCCCTTATCTTGAGCGGCTGGAGCCGGTCCCTGCTGGCGGCGTCGTACTCCTCCAGCAGGTGGCCGAGGTCGTCGTTGGTCGTGACGGAGACGAGCGCGTCCAGGTCCTCCGTCGGCAGCTGGCATCGCAGGCTCAACGCCTCCCATCCGCACATGTCCGTCAGCTTCCGTTGCAGCTCTGAAGCGATCGATCGATCCACAGTCAAACAGCTGAACTGGCTGGAGTGCCGGAAACGATCAATGGACAGCAGGAGGCGTCGTTGGTAATAGGCATGTACCGTGAAATTGAAGGGAGCGGTCGACGGAGAGGACGCGGTTGTTGCCGCCGACGTAGCGGAGCGCGCCGTCGGGGTGGCGTGGAAGGATCATGCCCCCGTAGCTGCACAGGAACTTGACGCTGCCCTCTGCAGCTGCCCCGGGGGAACCCGGCTTCACGACGCAGAACACGTCGTCGTCATCCAAGGAGCCGAGCGACGACGTGCACGagcaggacgacgaccacgaggacGCGCCCGCCATGCCTTCTTGCCGGCGGTGGACGACACTGAAGCTGCAAGTCGATATCAGTGTTTGAGAACGCAAGAagctgtgtgtgtttctgtgtgtttTGGAGCGGTGGCTCCAGCATCCACCTGTACCGTAGCCCCAAGAGGGAAGAATATATGTGCACTCACCCTTGTGGTGTCACCGGTGCATTGAACTTCTGTAGCACATTTTAAAATGTTTGAAAATTTCTAAAGAAAATATCAAACATCAACCCATGTTGTTACAATCAAATTTTAAATATAGCTTAGGGTACGAAAAATTGATATTGAGTAATATATAACACAAGTTGGGCTTTGAATTTGATCCATTATCTCTATTGATAATAAATCCCGCAGATAATCTCAAGCTATGTTTCGATTTTTGATTTGAAATTTTCTGACAACATTGGTTTATGTTGTGTCAATGAGCtattcttttttaatttttttaaacgtTTTAAAGTGTGTCATTGGTGCACCGGTAGCGCCATAAGAATGGATGCATTGAATACATTTTCAAGCTGCTTGAAGCCTTCGGCGGAGCCACTGGAGTCCTGGAAATTTTTTATCTGTTTTGTCATGGATGATCCCTACTCTAAACCTTCGCATGGTCACTGTGGCCCAAAGGGGTATGAGGCGTAGGGCAGTGTTTGGTTGGATGCCTGACCGAACTTGTTTGATCTGACCACCTCCCTAAAGCGAGAGCAACTAACTAAAGGTTATCCCCTACGGGGACCTTCAGAGGTCATTTTGGATGCCCTGGGGGCACGTTTAGCCGCTATCACATGTCGCGTGCTAGGCGCTCCCTCTCAATTTTAATTTTTTTCTGTATGAGTTTTTGGGTTTTAGTtggctttcttttttgttttcgTCTAGTTTTTTCTaggttttggagaagacaaaaatcatGGAGTTTTTTTTTTTACATGGAAAAAATTATGCTTTCACGAGATGTGCTTCTCAAAAATGAAAAAATATGTGCTTTCATGAGAAGCACAAAATTTGCTTTTCGTTGAGGCATAGATTTGCTTCTGCGAAGAGCACGTATGTGTTTTGGGGCCAAAATATAGGCTTTCACGCGAAGCACATATTTGTTTCTCATGGCGGCACTGATTTGCTTCCGTGAGAAGCACAAATGTGTTTTTTTGGGCAAAAACATGCTTCCACAAGAAGCACAGATTTGTCCTGTGAGGAGGACACAACTGGGAAAGAGAAAAAAATATACGCAatgctcactactagggaaaatcctagcagtagcgctggttttgtgctcactagtagcgcgggtaggcgcgctactaataaggcgctacagctattgcttagcagtaacgcgtgccgcacgcgctactgctaggacaaatagctgcagcgcttgttcactcccacgctgctgctaatgtaactactggcagcgtgttttctttccatcgctactagtattgtttttttatttttttattttagtgtatttatgtgccatcgtacaaatattgatacaataccaattatgaggtttacatcattatgtccataacagtgtgtcaaatgaagatggattaggttcaagtggaggcaatatgtggtgcatgtcaaaagtatactactaatccaaacttgatctagtttggactagtagtactttcgatgtgcaccacatgttgcctccacatgaatctaatccgccagcacaagctatttaatcatcatcataatcattagcaccaacaatatttatttaatcaccactaacactagctaataataatcatcaatcattaccaccaacactagctattttatcatcatagtaatagtgtagcacatcatcatcctcaaactcatttctagctaatcattcctgctgctctctcttaggtaaaacaacataaaacatgtgtagctctcctccttgatcaagttggagcatgcagataaacatgtctcctaattttgggtagcacatctgtttgctgccccctagtacttgtctgcgctcccccatcacatatctggtccagtcttgcactattaagcattcatcgctgatcttgaatgcactaaagtaacatgtaggatatcttggccgtaagctaataatactcatggtacctttagtctcgatcccataaggcacaacattcatcgggagtccctgttgaagaacatcgtatggtcacatacttagcaatgaagtttagtttcacaaataatgtatggaaaagatgcactgaggacaaatagtaaaaatcttaccatccttcctaaatagatgtgaccgtagttcatgacgaacactattgatcgcacgttttcagtactaaaatttctaagttcaggaagaaaatttgtcttgacggtatcaagatcctcaagccatgaaacataatgacttagctcctcgcagtttagttcagccccgggacagtagtaggtcatgtctaccaagcgctggacatgtttgcttgcaccgaaataagctgacaatacaaattagttgtcaactatttttgaataaacaatattaaagacataaatatggttgagaaacttacattttggtgtaactagaggcgtctacacatcgacccagatatcggtattaccttcaatatcatctttcgggcgaatatcaaaggtgataaccatatcaggctgaaatgcataagtcttgcatagtgctcgccatgttttgcatccaaaatatgtgtagtcgtctgaattgtataattttgcgtggaaaatataaccatgctcggtcttcaaataaactttctttaccttcGTAGTATGACTGAAACATATCTTAtctaatacaaaaactcttgcatggcaggggatacgctagtagaatagtaaaaaaaaataagttcaagcaaatgaagcagatgtcatgcttaattacgaaaaaagacttgtcgttgtgacttactgtatccacttcgaagttctcgtccagcttgatgctgaagcgcctatcatcatctaggaagattccgtcgcataggccgcgctcgtcttcgcagtatttgcaaataccgaaatcctttttgtcgtcagacatttcctatgttcatagttaaaacattaattgaaaatcgatagaagataactaccaggatactcaacacacaaatccgggcactcgatatttcctacatattctggcaaaagtcatgccaaaattcacggaaaaatccggcatgacctttgctaaaataggatatatcgagcgcctgaaatttgccggaacggaaatgaatcaacactccggcaaaacataggccactcggaggtgtaacatgcaaacatgaccggccacttggatattgagcaacacaagatatacatttcaaaatatcttataagactcaaattagcatgcattcaataagcaaaagtaaatcatctcatgcgtccgtacatcgtcgaatattatcactaatacatcccgaatagtgtcatacatataacatcactagtacaactaaaaccctagcacacgacgggtatcggcgcgggcggtggacacccacagagaaggaaccatcacgggatcatagctccagtgagatccctggagaacctgccaggtattggagaacctgtgctccaacacaaacaagtagcgacggacgtgcgtgtcctcctcactgacacggtgacgcaccacctccgcggagtcctcgagcctctggaccgtcactggcccacgcgaccgccaccaaagaaggttcgggcaacgacaggctggctcctcaccaacctgcgccccccggtaggtagtgcctcccagtaccaccccggcggagcccagtcccggacatggcccatctggtcaagcaggtgtcgtcctccgccgactcgacgacgaggatgcgggataggcatcgtccacgtcgatgcgggaaaattgctttaactaaaaaaatagcaacaagttcttactaactagttctattaattcaactagttcttactaaaaataaacttactataaataaaaatattctagtatctaattagtacctagttcttactaacttgttccaactataaagtgaaataagtggtcaaattttactcgttttatgattcatcttagaaatttgattcgtttccacccttacatgaaccctaactcatttgagccgcatccgcatccgattcgtttccaccctaactaatttgatggaggtagaaaccctaggcagaggtagggaagagggaggagcaggcgtgctcacctcgggtgcctgcgacgagggaggggcaggcggcgtcgaggtcgtggtCGGGGCTCCGNNNNNNNNNNNNNNNNNNNNNNNNNNNNNNNNNNNNNNNNNNNNNNNNNNNNNNNNNNNNNNNNNNNNNNNNNNNNNNNNNNNNNNNNNNNNNNNNNNNNNNNNNNNNNNNNNNNNNNNNNNNNNNNNNNNNNNNNNNNNNNNNNNNNNNNNNNNNNNNNNNNNNNNNNNNNNNNNNNNNNNNNNNNNNNNNNNNNNNNNNNNNNNNNNNNNNNNNNNNNNNNNNNNNNNNNNNNNNNNNNNNNNNNNNNNNNNNNNNNNNNNNNNNNNNNNNNNNNNNNNNNNNNNNNNNNNNNNNNNNNNNNNNNNNNNNNNNNNNNNNNNNNNNNNNNNNNNNNNNNNNNNNNNNNNNNNNNNNNNNNNNNNNNNNNNNNNNNNNNNNNNNNNNNNNNNNNNNNNNNNNNNNNNNNNNNNNNNNNNtgcggcgttgaggtcggggtcgggggcggcatcCAGGGCGgcattgaggtcgggggcggggccggcgttgaatctggggtcgggggcggcgtggggagagcgcgcggcggccgaggggcgacggcggcgagagtggagttgatttgagggatgaagtggccgtggggaaggacgaaccgcgtggttaagtcagaagtaccagtagcgcgttccagaaagggcgctgctactacgttagctatagcgcgttctggaatacacgctgcagctatagcgattagcagtagcgctgggccattatacgcgctactgctaggttgggctagccatgtgcgcccagttcaaacgtagcagcagcgcttttcgctagtacgcgctactgctaaagtcatagcagtagcgcggtttatttacgcgcgctgctactaagtagcagcagcacttgattttgtacagcgctactggtaaaattctgtgtataggcttttccctagtagtggcttcTCGTGCAGGTACATATTAGTTTTCGCGATGCTTCTCGTAAAAAAATTATGCTTTCAcaagaagcacatatttgcttccgcGCGAAGCATAGTTATGCTTCtcgaaaagaaaaaatatgtgtttCCACGAAAAGCAcaaatttgttttttgtttttttagaaaaggaggaggaccctcgacttctgcatctggacgatgcatgcaacc from Triticum dicoccoides isolate Atlit2015 ecotype Zavitan chromosome 6A, WEW_v2.0, whole genome shotgun sequence encodes:
- the LOC119317053 gene encoding uncharacterized protein LOC119317053 gives rise to the protein MAGASSWSSSCSCTSSLGSLDDDDVFCVVKPGSPGAAAEGSVKFLCSYGGMILPRHPDGALRYVGGNNRVLSVDRSLQFHELQRKLTDMCGWEALSLRCQLPTEDLDALVSVTTNDDLGHLLEEYDAASRDRLQPLKIRAFLFPRAKTPPLSPSTPSSRPTPAYVRHHHQHHTARPPPARGHSGHRRPHQLLLLHNGSWLQ